From the Chloroflexus aurantiacus J-10-fl genome, one window contains:
- a CDS encoding RNA polymerase sigma factor, with the protein MSELQPDETELVARACAGDQSACATIVQRYTGVLYNQAYRMLGDAFEAEDAVQEVFLRAFRNLQSYDPSRRLVTWLLTIGSNYCIDRLRRRRFNWLTLEDVAFWLPSTQPGPERSALQRAQQEVVQRALQRLPVTYRGVTVLRYWYDLSYEEIGQVLGLTEATVKTRLHRARKMLQEALAAEEEVWNIEGMMS; encoded by the coding sequence GTGAGCGAATTACAGCCTGATGAAACAGAGCTTGTTGCTCGTGCCTGTGCAGGCGATCAATCGGCCTGTGCGACCATTGTCCAGCGTTATACCGGTGTTCTGTATAATCAGGCATATCGTATGCTGGGTGACGCATTCGAGGCGGAAGATGCTGTTCAAGAAGTATTTCTTCGGGCATTTCGTAATCTTCAGAGCTATGATCCGTCGCGCCGTTTGGTAACGTGGCTGCTGACGATTGGCTCGAACTATTGTATTGATCGCCTGCGTCGCCGGCGCTTCAACTGGTTAACCCTTGAAGATGTGGCATTTTGGCTGCCGAGCACGCAGCCGGGGCCGGAGCGAAGTGCATTGCAACGTGCGCAACAGGAGGTAGTGCAGCGGGCGCTACAGCGCCTCCCCGTTACCTACCGTGGAGTCACCGTGTTGCGCTACTGGTATGATCTGTCGTATGAAGAGATCGGTCAGGTGTTAGGCTTGACCGAAGCTACTGTGAAGACCCGGCTGCACCGGGCGCGCAAGATGTTGCAAGAGGCACTCGCTGCCGAGGAGGAGGTATGGAATATAGAGGGGATGATGAGTTGA
- a CDS encoding UPF0158 family protein, which yields MAANINRDQIRAALGETDPAFSFYLDLVSGEVLRVPDTDPSAEAEALRNQVMEGYGDRYRYIPGGKTNPTDSDVQAWLEAEGIA from the coding sequence GTGGCCGCTAACATCAATCGTGATCAAATTCGCGCCGCCCTTGGCGAAACCGATCCTGCCTTTAGCTTCTACCTCGATCTGGTCTCTGGAGAGGTGTTGCGCGTGCCAGACACCGATCCAAGTGCTGAAGCTGAAGCACTCCGCAACCAGGTGATGGAAGGGTATGGTGATCGGTATCGCTACATTCCCGGTGGCAAGACAAACCCTACCGACAGCGATGTCCAGGCGTGGCTTGAAGCCGAAGGGATAGCATAA